Proteins found in one Gardnerella vaginalis ATCC 14018 = JCM 11026 genomic segment:
- a CDS encoding MFS transporter codes for MTTKENDNAVVKNSKNGSKAMIAIVLVTSLFFVWGLTMNLVNALNSPFGNYLELNNTQKALLQVAYFGAYFVMAIPAGLIAKRFGYKGGVISGLALFALGAFAVIPATATASYAMFLVAMFVIALGAATLETNCNPYITKLGDEKGESFRINMAQSFNGVGNIVGPLILGQILGKTVAKNEPGFDVAKLKFLGDTRLIYIVIGIVLIAIIAIFFCFKLPTPPGDVEADQESKGDSSFIHLMSKPYFTLGIIAEFIFIGLQVAGMAMFSDFALKHWGTGITTGVAASMLAIVSLMFTIGRFVTTPLMAKFDGGKILGLYMTLSAVLMFVAFLGLGQISVIAYIVAYLFISIGFPTIFSLTLKGIHGAAAKTGSSALVMSIVGAAIIPLVFGLVQDFAGIEAAVLLTVPGFLYVAWYALWGSKIGLVEAK; via the coding sequence ATGACTACAAAAGAAAACGACAATGCCGTCGTTAAGAATAGTAAAAATGGCTCAAAAGCTATGATTGCCATCGTATTGGTAACATCTTTGTTCTTTGTATGGGGCTTGACCATGAATTTGGTCAATGCACTGAATTCACCATTTGGCAATTATCTTGAACTGAATAATACTCAAAAAGCATTGCTGCAGGTAGCATATTTTGGCGCATACTTCGTTATGGCAATTCCTGCAGGCTTAATCGCAAAGCGTTTTGGATACAAGGGCGGCGTTATTAGTGGCCTCGCACTCTTTGCTCTTGGCGCATTTGCGGTAATCCCTGCAACAGCTACCGCAAGCTACGCAATGTTCCTAGTTGCAATGTTTGTTATAGCGTTGGGCGCAGCAACTTTGGAAACGAATTGCAACCCTTACATTACTAAGCTTGGCGATGAGAAGGGCGAATCCTTTAGAATCAACATGGCACAGAGCTTCAACGGAGTTGGAAACATTGTTGGACCTCTTATTCTTGGTCAAATTTTAGGCAAAACTGTTGCTAAGAACGAGCCAGGCTTCGACGTTGCTAAGCTAAAGTTCCTTGGCGATACTCGCTTGATTTACATTGTTATTGGCATTGTTCTTATTGCGATTATTGCAATCTTCTTCTGCTTTAAACTCCCTACTCCTCCAGGAGACGTTGAGGCAGACCAGGAAAGCAAGGGTGATTCTTCCTTCATTCATCTTATGAGCAAGCCATACTTTACTCTTGGAATTATTGCAGAATTCATCTTTATTGGACTTCAAGTTGCTGGAATGGCAATGTTCTCCGACTTTGCTCTAAAGCATTGGGGTACTGGAATCACCACTGGTGTTGCTGCTTCTATGCTTGCAATCGTTTCCTTAATGTTTACAATCGGCCGCTTTGTTACAACTCCTTTGATGGCAAAGTTTGATGGTGGCAAGATTCTTGGATTGTACATGACTTTAAGCGCAGTGCTTATGTTTGTTGCATTCCTTGGACTTGGTCAGATTTCTGTAATCGCCTACATTGTAGCGTACTTGTTTATCTCCATTGGCTTCCCAACAATCTTCTCTCTTACTCTTAAGGGAATTCATGGAGCAGCAGCAAAGACTGGTTCTTCTGCACTCGTTATGAGCATTGTTGGCGCTGCAATCATTCCGTTAGTTTTCGGTTTGGTACAAGATTTTGCTGGAATCGAAGCCGCCGTATTGCTCACAGTTCCAGGATTCTTGTATGTTGCTTGGTACGCTCTTTGGGGCTCAAAGATTGGTCTTGTAGAAGCTAAATAA
- a CDS encoding metal ABC transporter solute-binding protein, Zn/Mn family: protein MKTARIFATAATAALLTVGLCACGSTAKTADQKTNGNQVNVVATTTQICDYVTQIASTADAKSGLSLNKTDSQGKKSVIGAPQDKAKSTINLTCLLAPNASAHEHEMTPAQSKALSKADLMLVSGVDLEHFLDQAVKATGFKGTMGVTSGILTADEIKDSKAEAAKEKNLPYKIDRGVEKVHAEKWPFPPEEGEKEPEFQYDPHIWTSTKNTMIQVKNIGNFLGKALPESKSIFDEHVEKFVKSLTDLDSWATEALNSVPQEHRVLFTSHDAFGYFSRDYNVKFIGAALSDFNSQQDATADHIKEAAEAVKKSGAVAIFAENSNNSKSIKAVAAAAGVKAIIGDDALYGDSLGPVGSAGETYIGSIVHNVQTLVKAWDGKVPDLPESVKTALKK from the coding sequence GTGAAAACTGCACGAATTTTTGCCACCGCAGCCACCGCCGCTTTGCTAACTGTTGGCTTGTGCGCATGTGGATCAACAGCTAAGACAGCAGATCAAAAGACTAACGGTAATCAAGTAAACGTAGTTGCAACCACCACTCAAATCTGCGATTATGTAACTCAAATCGCATCCACTGCAGATGCAAAATCTGGATTAAGCCTTAATAAAACCGATTCTCAAGGCAAAAAGTCTGTGATTGGCGCGCCTCAAGACAAAGCAAAGTCAACAATCAACCTTACATGCTTACTCGCGCCAAACGCGTCTGCACACGAGCATGAGATGACTCCAGCGCAATCCAAAGCGCTTTCTAAAGCAGATTTAATGCTTGTTTCTGGAGTAGATCTTGAGCACTTCTTAGATCAGGCTGTAAAAGCTACTGGATTTAAGGGCACGATGGGAGTAACTTCGGGCATTCTTACCGCAGACGAAATCAAGGATTCAAAGGCAGAAGCTGCTAAAGAAAAGAATCTTCCTTACAAGATTGACCGCGGTGTTGAAAAGGTTCATGCTGAAAAATGGCCATTCCCACCAGAAGAAGGCGAGAAAGAGCCAGAATTCCAGTATGATCCACATATTTGGACTAGCACCAAGAATACTATGATTCAAGTCAAGAATATTGGTAACTTCCTTGGCAAAGCTCTTCCAGAAAGTAAGTCAATCTTCGATGAGCATGTTGAAAAGTTCGTTAAGTCTCTTACTGATTTGGACTCTTGGGCTACTGAAGCTTTGAACAGCGTGCCGCAGGAACATCGCGTTCTGTTTACTTCGCACGACGCATTCGGATACTTCTCACGCGACTACAATGTTAAGTTTATTGGCGCAGCTCTTTCTGACTTCAACAGTCAGCAGGATGCAACTGCAGACCATATTAAGGAGGCTGCAGAAGCTGTTAAAAAGTCTGGTGCCGTAGCAATCTTTGCCGAAAATTCCAACAATTCAAAGTCTATTAAGGCTGTGGCTGCTGCTGCAGGCGTAAAGGCGATTATTGGCGACGATGCGCTTTATGGCGATTCCCTTGGGCCTGTTGGCTCTGCTGGCGAGACCTATATTGGTTCCATTGTCCACAATGTTCAGACTCTTGTTAAGGCTTGGGATGGCAAAGTTCCAGACCTTCCAGAATCTGTAAAAACTGCTTTGAAAAAGTAG
- a CDS encoding amidohydrolase family protein, with translation MSQLRILDSHFHIWDPTKQVLPWLDGLDKLNHTFTLEQLEKEYADLGVDFLGGVYVEVDAADHELEDRLIGENPNPKILAKMLRVTLDPFMRVPIHATGIREPLHIPSEPRGRCLEPSFIGGLKAMAKKGMPFELCNRGEELGDMAKAFEQVPEVTVVLNHLGNVPGLDDDSCNALRAFAKLPHSYIKISGDNPVNPDIVKFVKDTFSPDRLLFSSNWPVVKLNSSLKQHLDLMVELFGDDEDFFMNNAKKAYGIKL, from the coding sequence ATGTCTCAACTTCGTATTTTGGATTCACATTTTCATATTTGGGATCCAACAAAGCAAGTCTTGCCTTGGCTTGATGGCTTAGACAAGTTAAACCACACTTTTACTCTAGAGCAGCTAGAAAAAGAGTATGCAGATTTAGGAGTTGACTTCCTCGGCGGCGTATACGTTGAGGTTGATGCTGCAGACCACGAGCTAGAAGATAGGCTTATTGGCGAAAATCCTAATCCTAAAATTCTAGCTAAAATGCTTAGAGTCACGTTGGATCCGTTTATGCGCGTTCCAATTCACGCAACCGGTATTCGCGAGCCTCTTCATATTCCAAGCGAGCCACGCGGACGTTGCCTAGAGCCTTCGTTTATTGGTGGTCTTAAGGCAATGGCGAAGAAGGGCATGCCTTTCGAGCTTTGCAATCGTGGCGAAGAACTTGGAGATATGGCTAAAGCTTTTGAGCAAGTTCCAGAAGTTACTGTTGTTCTAAACCATTTGGGCAATGTTCCAGGATTAGACGACGATTCTTGCAATGCTTTGCGTGCGTTTGCAAAGCTTCCACACAGCTATATTAAGATTTCGGGAGATAATCCAGTAAATCCAGATATTGTTAAGTTTGTAAAAGACACCTTTAGCCCTGATCGCCTACTCTTTAGCTCCAATTGGCCAGTTGTTAAGTTGAATTCTTCACTTAAGCAGCATCTTGACTTAATGGTTGAGCTTTTCGGCGACGACGAAGATTTCTTTATGAATAATGCAAAGAAGGCGTATGGTATTAAACTGTAA
- a CDS encoding metal ABC transporter permease, whose translation MVSIWQIIALPIVEAIAVGALCGFVGSLALLNQRIFFTESITHAAFPGAVIGVVVTSVYTIDQNVLSIGLFIGAALACIVLSFMMHVLSKLKGISSQASAGITLTVGFASGYFLNKWFAPLPLRIEGFLTGSLLNCTPADVIFAIIAFALALGLWSFNSANLIHCSFDSTNYKALGGRSGLMQGIVLALIIITVSVIIPAVGTVVSVSLIAAPAAALKSRMRSINKFVFACVLSSIFIALLGLALAVILRLSAGGTIAICAGCFYLVVKLSESIFLKIHEIYSGFCKKSLLKSRSVVLE comes from the coding sequence ATGGTAAGTATTTGGCAAATTATTGCTCTTCCGATTGTAGAGGCAATTGCTGTTGGAGCATTATGCGGTTTTGTTGGATCCTTGGCTTTGCTTAATCAGCGTATTTTCTTCACCGAGTCTATAACTCACGCTGCTTTTCCAGGAGCTGTTATTGGAGTTGTAGTTACATCTGTTTATACGATTGACCAAAACGTTTTGTCTATTGGTCTTTTTATTGGCGCTGCTTTGGCTTGTATTGTTTTGTCTTTTATGATGCATGTGCTTTCTAAACTAAAGGGCATATCTTCTCAAGCATCTGCTGGAATAACTCTTACTGTTGGTTTTGCAAGCGGCTACTTTTTAAACAAGTGGTTTGCTCCTCTTCCATTGCGAATTGAGGGTTTTTTAACAGGATCTTTGCTTAATTGCACTCCTGCAGACGTGATTTTTGCGATTATTGCATTCGCTCTTGCACTAGGATTGTGGAGTTTTAATAGTGCTAATTTGATTCACTGCTCTTTTGACTCCACTAATTACAAAGCTTTAGGAGGCAGAAGCGGATTAATGCAAGGAATTGTTCTTGCGCTAATAATCATTACAGTTTCGGTAATTATTCCAGCTGTTGGAACTGTTGTTTCGGTATCTTTAATCGCAGCTCCTGCAGCAGCACTAAAGAGCAGAATGCGTTCCATTAACAAATTTGTGTTTGCGTGCGTATTGTCTTCTATTTTTATAGCGCTTTTAGGACTTGCCTTAGCTGTGATTTTAAGACTTTCTGCTGGCGGAACTATCGCGATTTGCGCTGGATGCTTCTATTTAGTTGTAAAGCTTAGTGAAAGTATCTTTTTGAAAATACATGAGATTTATTCTGGTTTTTGCAAAAAATCATTGTTAAAAAGTCGCTCTGTTGTTCTAGAGTAA
- a CDS encoding SDR family oxidoreductase, translated as MDLHLEGKVFIVTGGFKGIGKGITLQLAREGAIPVVINRADAAEETFRKDIEQYTKNYDVYLLDLNDTDEIAPIIEETYKKYGHIDGIVNNAGVNDNKDLESTSWRDFEKSIHGNLTHYYETVHAAVKYLKESHGAVVNISSKTALTGQGKTSAYAAAKGGILGLTREWAAALVHDCVRVNAIVVSECWTPLYADWIKTFGDEAAQQARLKVITDKIPLENRMTTTEEIGNEAAFLLSDRSSHTTGQWVFVDGGYVHLDRALS; from the coding sequence ATGGATTTGCATTTGGAAGGCAAAGTTTTCATTGTAACAGGTGGATTCAAGGGAATTGGTAAAGGCATTACGCTTCAACTTGCTCGAGAAGGCGCAATTCCAGTAGTTATTAACCGCGCAGATGCTGCAGAAGAAACATTCCGCAAAGATATTGAGCAATACACAAAGAACTACGATGTTTATCTTCTCGACTTGAACGACACGGACGAGATTGCACCAATTATTGAAGAAACCTATAAGAAGTATGGTCATATTGACGGCATTGTAAATAACGCTGGCGTTAACGACAACAAGGATTTGGAATCCACTTCTTGGCGCGACTTCGAGAAGTCGATTCACGGAAACCTCACTCACTACTACGAAACTGTTCATGCTGCTGTAAAGTACTTGAAGGAAAGCCACGGAGCTGTTGTGAACATTTCTTCTAAGACTGCTCTAACTGGCCAGGGCAAGACTAGCGCTTATGCTGCTGCAAAGGGCGGAATCTTAGGCTTGACTCGCGAATGGGCTGCAGCTCTTGTCCATGATTGCGTGCGCGTAAACGCGATTGTTGTTTCGGAATGCTGGACTCCACTGTATGCAGATTGGATTAAGACATTTGGTGACGAAGCTGCTCAGCAAGCTCGCTTGAAGGTTATTACAGACAAGATTCCTCTGGAAAACCGCATGACTACTACGGAAGAGATTGGAAACGAAGCTGCATTCCTGCTTTCGGATCGCTCTTCGCACACCACTGGTCAGTGGGTATTCGTTGATGGAGGCTACGTGCATCTTGATCGCGCTTTGTCTTAA
- the thrS gene encoding threonine--tRNA ligase produces MAENTISITVNNERKEVDASFTGVELFAEDKNIIAVRLNGELRDLYTSLHNGDTVESVALDSEDGIAIMRHSATHVMAQAVQEIRPDAKLGVGPVIKDGFYYDFDVDTPFTPDDLKQIEKHMQRIIKESQSFRRRVVTEDEAREEEANQPYKLELIGDKEAALDPAAAGEISKHELSMYDNLDREGNKVWSDLCRGPHLPNTRYIKAFKLERVAAAYWRGSEHNPMLQRIYGTAWPSKEELKAYTTRMEEAAKRDHRKLGQEMDLFSFPDEIGPGLAVFHPKGAAIINAMEDYSREQHRKHHYSFVQTPHITKGGLYETSGHLQWYKDGMYPPMKLDEERDENGNVTRQGADYYLKPMNCPMHNLIFKSRQRSYRELPLRLFEFGTVYRYEKSGVVHGLTRVRGLTQDDSHIYCTREQMRDELKSLLNFVLGLLKDFGLNDFYLELSTKDEHKFVGSDEIWEEATNTLAEVAKESGLELVDDPGGAAFYGPKISVQARDAIGRTWQVSTIQLDFNLPERFKLEYIAADGSHQRPVMIHRALFGSIERFFAILLEHYAGAFPAWLAPVQVTGVPVADEFAPHLQKFISDLEENMVRCEMDSSDDRFGKKIRNASKSKVPFTLIAGEEDVNNNAVSFRFRDGSQLNGVPVEQAKEWILSIIKQRVQVNTAEDFERYTK; encoded by the coding sequence ATGGCTGAAAATACCATCTCCATCACAGTAAACAATGAGCGCAAGGAGGTGGATGCAAGCTTCACTGGCGTTGAACTTTTCGCGGAAGATAAGAATATTATTGCCGTGCGTTTAAATGGCGAGTTGCGTGATTTGTACACGTCTCTTCATAACGGCGATACCGTGGAATCAGTAGCACTTGATAGTGAAGATGGCATCGCAATCATGCGTCATTCCGCTACACACGTGATGGCTCAAGCTGTTCAAGAAATTCGACCAGACGCAAAGTTGGGCGTAGGTCCTGTAATTAAAGACGGCTTCTACTACGATTTCGATGTTGATACTCCATTTACGCCAGACGATTTGAAGCAAATCGAAAAGCATATGCAGCGCATTATTAAAGAGTCTCAAAGCTTCCGCCGCCGCGTTGTAACAGAGGATGAAGCGCGCGAAGAAGAAGCAAATCAACCTTATAAGTTGGAGTTGATTGGAGATAAGGAAGCGGCTCTTGATCCGGCTGCTGCTGGCGAAATCAGCAAGCATGAGCTTAGCATGTATGACAATTTGGATCGCGAAGGCAATAAAGTTTGGAGCGATTTGTGCCGCGGACCTCATTTGCCAAATACGCGCTATATTAAGGCTTTTAAGCTTGAGCGTGTGGCTGCAGCTTACTGGCGCGGTTCGGAGCATAACCCTATGCTTCAGCGCATTTATGGCACTGCTTGGCCTAGCAAGGAAGAGCTTAAAGCTTATACAACTCGCATGGAAGAAGCTGCTAAGCGCGATCATCGTAAGCTTGGCCAAGAAATGGATTTGTTCTCATTCCCAGACGAGATTGGTCCAGGCTTAGCAGTGTTCCATCCAAAGGGTGCTGCAATCATTAACGCAATGGAAGATTATTCGCGCGAACAGCACAGAAAGCATCACTACAGCTTCGTACAAACTCCGCATATTACTAAGGGCGGCTTGTATGAGACTTCCGGCCATTTGCAGTGGTACAAGGATGGCATGTATCCTCCAATGAAGCTTGACGAAGAGCGCGACGAAAACGGTAACGTAACTCGTCAAGGTGCTGACTACTACTTGAAGCCAATGAATTGCCCAATGCATAACTTGATATTCAAGTCTCGTCAGCGTTCGTACCGCGAGCTTCCTTTGCGATTGTTTGAGTTTGGTACTGTGTATCGCTACGAAAAGTCTGGCGTTGTTCATGGCTTAACTCGCGTTCGCGGATTGACTCAGGATGATTCGCATATTTACTGCACTCGCGAGCAGATGCGCGATGAGTTAAAGAGCTTGCTTAACTTTGTGCTTGGTCTTCTTAAAGACTTCGGTTTGAACGACTTCTATTTGGAGCTTTCCACTAAGGATGAGCACAAGTTCGTTGGTTCCGACGAGATTTGGGAAGAAGCAACTAACACTTTGGCAGAGGTTGCTAAAGAGTCTGGTTTGGAACTCGTGGACGATCCAGGTGGAGCTGCATTCTACGGCCCGAAGATTTCTGTGCAAGCTCGCGATGCAATCGGCCGCACTTGGCAGGTTTCTACTATTCAGCTTGACTTCAATTTGCCTGAGCGCTTTAAGTTGGAGTATATTGCAGCTGATGGTAGCCACCAGCGCCCAGTTATGATTCACCGCGCACTCTTCGGCTCTATTGAGCGTTTCTTCGCGATTTTGCTTGAGCATTATGCCGGCGCGTTCCCAGCATGGTTGGCTCCTGTTCAGGTGACTGGCGTTCCTGTTGCAGACGAGTTTGCTCCGCACTTGCAAAAGTTTATTAGCGATTTGGAAGAGAATATGGTTCGTTGCGAAATGGACAGCTCCGACGATCGCTTTGGCAAGAAGATTCGTAACGCTTCTAAGTCTAAGGTGCCTTTCACTTTGATTGCTGGCGAAGAGGATGTGAACAACAATGCTGTGAGCTTCCGCTTCCGCGATGGTAGCCAATTGAATGGTGTTCCAGTTGAGCAAGCTAAAGAGTGGATTTTGTCCATTATTAAGCAGCGCGTTCAAGTGAATACTGCAGAAGATTTTGAGCGCTACACAAAGTAG
- a CDS encoding metal ABC transporter ATP-binding protein — MKDCDLAYGYKTVVTGLNGSVEAGEALALIGPNGSGKTTFLQAIIGIVRVSHGSLTMPKTVSIGYVPQQVDLDLTFPITARQVVAMGLSRQTGFLGLLKKSQKKSVEDALNHVGLLNRADVRFGDLSGGQRQRILLARAIVARPTLILLDEPFNGLDEPNRKELLNIMKSAKEDGISFVVSTHDLVIADAICEKALLLAGRQVAFGPLRKVMTKENISLAYGGSMPAASAGITLNQLANKDDSLNAASVTSTFSDSSISGTALGDESNAS; from the coding sequence ATGAAAGATTGCGACCTAGCATACGGTTATAAAACTGTTGTGACTGGGCTTAACGGAAGTGTAGAAGCTGGAGAGGCTTTAGCTTTAATAGGACCTAATGGTTCTGGAAAAACAACGTTTTTGCAGGCGATTATTGGTATTGTGCGAGTAAGCCATGGAAGCTTAACAATGCCAAAAACGGTTTCTATAGGCTACGTTCCTCAACAAGTTGATTTGGATTTGACTTTTCCAATCACCGCTCGTCAGGTTGTAGCAATGGGCTTAAGCAGGCAAACTGGATTCCTTGGTTTGCTTAAAAAAAGCCAGAAAAAATCTGTTGAGGACGCTCTTAATCATGTTGGTTTGCTAAATAGAGCAGATGTGCGATTTGGTGATCTTTCTGGAGGTCAGCGCCAGCGAATATTGCTTGCTAGAGCTATTGTTGCGCGCCCTACGTTAATTCTTTTAGACGAGCCTTTTAACGGATTAGACGAGCCGAATCGAAAAGAACTGCTCAATATTATGAAGTCCGCAAAAGAAGATGGGATTTCGTTTGTTGTCTCTACTCACGACTTGGTAATCGCGGACGCGATTTGCGAAAAAGCCTTGCTTTTGGCTGGTCGTCAAGTAGCTTTTGGGCCTCTTAGAAAAGTCATGACTAAAGAAAACATATCTTTGGCTTATGGTGGAAGTATGCCAGCTGCAAGTGCGGGTATTACTTTGAATCAATTAGCAAACAAAGATGATTCGTTAAATGCGGCGAGTGTCACAAGCACTTTTAGTGATTCAAGTATTTCGGGCACTGCTTTAGGAGACGAATCCAATGCTAGCTGA
- a CDS encoding dihydrodipicolinate synthase family protein: MITSSIAKLDLHAFKGVFCPSITVSKDDGSIDYNLWAKHLDHLIDAGINGILIFGSIGEFYAYPLSIKKEAAKFAIEHVNHRVPVLIGVGNTNLNEVLDFTKFAESCGADAVVAVSPYYFGPTAPTAERYFGAIANATSLPVILYNFPARTGSDLTPSLVASLAEKYPNIVGIKDTVDTISHTRAMIEATRRVNPDFVVFSGFDEYYTPNRIAGGNGVICGLTNVEPETFASLHKAYEAGDFAHLIECAKRISHLMAVYNTTDLFISAIKAAVNLKGLPISTLVREPASQVNSEQIEAIRALLK, from the coding sequence ATGATTACTTCTAGTATCGCAAAGCTTGATTTGCATGCTTTTAAGGGCGTTTTCTGCCCATCAATAACTGTAAGCAAAGATGACGGAAGCATTGACTACAACTTATGGGCAAAGCACTTAGACCATCTGATTGATGCTGGGATTAATGGCATATTGATTTTTGGCAGCATCGGCGAATTCTACGCATATCCACTTAGCATAAAAAAGGAAGCTGCTAAGTTTGCTATTGAACATGTTAATCACAGAGTTCCAGTTCTTATAGGCGTTGGAAACACAAATCTTAACGAAGTACTTGACTTTACTAAGTTTGCGGAAAGTTGCGGAGCAGACGCTGTTGTAGCTGTATCTCCATACTACTTTGGACCAACTGCACCAACTGCCGAACGATACTTTGGCGCAATAGCTAACGCAACTAGCTTGCCCGTTATTCTATACAACTTCCCTGCTCGAACTGGCAGCGATTTAACACCAAGCTTAGTTGCAAGTCTTGCTGAAAAATACCCGAATATTGTTGGTATTAAAGATACGGTAGATACTATAAGCCATACTCGCGCAATGATTGAAGCCACTAGACGCGTAAACCCAGATTTCGTTGTTTTCTCTGGCTTTGATGAGTATTACACTCCTAACAGGATTGCTGGAGGAAACGGCGTGATTTGTGGTCTTACAAATGTAGAGCCAGAAACTTTTGCATCTTTGCATAAGGCGTATGAGGCTGGCGATTTTGCACATCTTATTGAATGTGCTAAAAGAATCAGCCATTTGATGGCAGTTTACAACACTACCGACTTGTTTATTTCTGCTATTAAAGCTGCTGTAAATCTTAAGGGATTGCCGATTAGCACGCTTGTTCGCGAGCCTGCAAGTCAAGTTAATAGCGAGCAAATCGAAGCAATTCGTGCGCTGCTTAAGTAA
- a CDS encoding metal ABC transporter permease, with translation MLAELVESLRKILEPIPGFDFIASAPYIFRPFCLLIVLAIASGIVGVFVNLRCAEFNAEALVHGIFPGIVVGALYGGIGQIIPGASICAIFLVAALVWASRSQKINESIIATVLTTFFALGIVISLKKGDMSGQLEALMFGRLLDVTDDRMTQAMLICLFAIALLVLTWKKQIVVAFDRASAPLMGVNTLLVDIVLNVAIASVVVSASSAVGVLLVIGYLVIPGASARLVSRTVGRMAFVGVAVGIFGVLLGMYAMNLELDHPVSPQAAVALSICAMFVVVLILRFLYRVTYALVFSKKFSKKKKSSAIDGGGK, from the coding sequence ATGCTAGCTGAATTGGTTGAGTCTTTGCGCAAAATCCTCGAGCCTATACCAGGATTTGACTTTATTGCATCCGCTCCATACATTTTCAGACCTTTCTGTCTTCTTATTGTTCTTGCGATTGCTAGCGGAATAGTTGGCGTGTTTGTTAACTTAAGATGCGCCGAGTTTAATGCGGAGGCTTTGGTTCACGGGATTTTTCCTGGAATCGTAGTCGGAGCGTTATATGGTGGAATTGGGCAAATTATTCCAGGAGCTTCGATTTGCGCAATTTTTCTGGTTGCCGCTCTTGTGTGGGCATCTAGGTCTCAAAAAATCAACGAGTCAATAATTGCAACAGTTTTAACAACATTTTTTGCGCTTGGAATCGTAATATCTCTTAAAAAGGGAGATATGTCTGGACAGCTTGAAGCACTTATGTTTGGACGTTTGCTAGATGTTACAGATGATAGAATGACTCAAGCAATGCTTATTTGTTTATTTGCAATCGCATTACTTGTTCTAACTTGGAAGAAGCAAATTGTTGTTGCGTTTGACCGCGCTAGTGCTCCTTTAATGGGTGTTAATACTTTACTTGTAGATATTGTGCTAAACGTTGCAATTGCGTCTGTTGTAGTTTCTGCATCTTCGGCTGTTGGCGTACTTCTTGTTATTGGATACCTTGTTATTCCTGGAGCTAGCGCAAGATTGGTTTCTCGCACTGTTGGGCGTATGGCGTTTGTTGGCGTTGCGGTTGGTATTTTTGGCGTTTTATTAGGCATGTACGCTATGAACTTGGAACTTGATCATCCAGTTTCTCCGCAAGCTGCAGTGGCGCTAAGTATTTGCGCAATGTTCGTAGTCGTTTTGATTTTAAGATTCTTATACAGAGTTACATACGCACTAGTGTTTTCTAAAAAGTTTTCTAAAAAGAAAAAGTCTAGCGCAATAGATGGTGGTGGAAAGTAA